A window of the Bacillus andreraoultii genome harbors these coding sequences:
- a CDS encoding DEAD/DEAH box helicase — MLKMKQFEINCVPSKEGNFYLFALTDGEIAQLSEWVLPLFQWHKASFYGTKLQQITINLQVGEREFPVEGVTLDPFEMIELYGTEPFNQFVHWTFDEFSETLLAISPVIYDAITENHFTPDFDSWKQGLFQWMVPDEVWQEFLPAFWETQVPVLFMADGKETRKPDNIRIFVKRLFHEGVESYLAHQPHVQERWLAQKALLQEAYEDGLDLSSFFDATRFMQWVGIEESDVPFTMGLHLEEPKEDGDYWQLTTVLRDVKKPDTVVALNPSKRGRKRIPKKWEPYLDEAVREQKRIAQLIPWLGNDSEDDNNGSTSHLLLKEELTENEAWEFLTNASEKLLLLGIDILLPSWWEALKNANMRLKARVKSSSSGPSFVGLNALLDFEWRVSMAGVDLSEAEFRKMMEENRRLINIGGQWMKIDPDFIKKMQSIMEKAEKEGMRVQDFIEQQLLYGEDHEASEVIDEDNDQRIFSRIQIDMHPRLKQFVNSLTDLTDIPDYEVPRAFHGELRPYQRKGMSWLYFLRQYGFGACLADDMGLGKTIQLIAYLLMVKENSETTGPSLIICPTSVLGNWQREIERFAPSLNVYLHYGSNRSKGESFTEMVTENGYDVVLTTYGLSHLDAEELSSVKWEAIILDEAQNIKNASTKQSRAIRRLKGAHHIALTGTPMENRLTELWSIFDFINKGYLGSLARFQQRFVIPIEREHDQQKIDDLQRLIRPFLLRRTKKDEEVALNLPDKIEQKEYCPLTPEQASLYDQIVKDTFDRLATLSGFQRKGYVLKLLNMLKQLCNHPSLYLKEDQVRGVSLIERSAKLEKLVELFDSVMDQGESGLIFTQYIGMGEMIQSVLEDRYQLKVPFLNGSMSKQQRDQLITNFQNGEFPILLLSLKAGGTGLNLTAANHVIHYDRWWNPAVENQATDRAYRIGQTKFVHVHKFITTGTLEEKIDAMLEKKQELNDKIIQSDQWLADMSDEDLFEILKLD, encoded by the coding sequence ATGTTGAAAATGAAACAATTTGAAATCAATTGTGTTCCATCAAAGGAAGGAAACTTTTATCTGTTTGCATTAACGGATGGAGAAATTGCCCAGCTTTCTGAATGGGTCCTTCCGTTGTTTCAATGGCATAAAGCAAGTTTTTACGGAACCAAACTACAACAAATTACAATCAATCTCCAAGTTGGAGAACGCGAATTTCCAGTAGAAGGAGTTACTCTTGATCCGTTTGAAATGATTGAATTGTATGGCACGGAACCATTTAATCAGTTCGTTCACTGGACGTTTGATGAGTTTTCCGAAACACTACTTGCCATTTCACCGGTTATTTATGATGCGATAACGGAAAATCATTTTACTCCTGACTTCGATTCATGGAAACAAGGGCTTTTTCAATGGATGGTACCAGATGAAGTTTGGCAAGAATTTTTACCTGCGTTTTGGGAGACACAAGTCCCTGTTTTGTTTATGGCAGATGGTAAGGAAACTCGTAAACCAGATAATATACGGATATTTGTTAAAAGGCTTTTTCATGAAGGTGTGGAATCTTACTTAGCCCACCAACCCCATGTTCAAGAGAGATGGCTTGCTCAAAAAGCGCTTTTACAAGAAGCTTACGAAGATGGATTAGATCTTTCCTCCTTTTTCGATGCAACTCGGTTTATGCAATGGGTTGGGATTGAGGAAAGTGATGTGCCGTTTACGATGGGGCTCCATCTTGAAGAACCGAAAGAAGACGGTGACTACTGGCAATTAACAACAGTGTTACGGGATGTAAAAAAACCAGATACCGTTGTCGCCTTAAATCCTAGTAAACGGGGTCGCAAACGAATTCCGAAAAAGTGGGAACCGTATCTTGATGAGGCCGTTCGTGAGCAAAAACGGATTGCACAATTAATTCCGTGGCTCGGTAACGACTCGGAGGATGATAACAATGGCTCAACGTCTCATCTTCTATTAAAAGAAGAACTTACAGAAAATGAAGCTTGGGAGTTTTTAACAAATGCAAGTGAAAAATTACTCTTACTTGGAATCGATATTCTTTTGCCATCATGGTGGGAGGCGCTGAAAAATGCGAATATGCGATTAAAAGCACGTGTAAAATCAAGCTCGAGCGGTCCATCCTTCGTCGGCTTAAATGCCCTTCTCGATTTCGAATGGCGTGTATCGATGGCCGGTGTTGACTTGTCTGAAGCTGAATTTCGCAAAATGATGGAAGAAAATCGACGTCTCATTAATATTGGTGGACAATGGATGAAGATTGATCCTGATTTTATTAAAAAAATGCAATCGATTATGGAGAAGGCCGAAAAAGAAGGAATGCGCGTTCAAGACTTTATTGAACAGCAATTACTATACGGTGAAGATCATGAAGCGTCTGAAGTCATTGACGAGGATAATGACCAACGAATATTCTCTCGCATCCAAATCGATATGCACCCAAGATTAAAACAGTTCGTCAATTCATTAACAGATTTAACGGATATCCCTGATTATGAAGTTCCACGAGCTTTTCACGGTGAATTACGCCCGTACCAAAGAAAGGGCATGAGTTGGCTTTACTTTTTACGGCAATACGGATTTGGTGCCTGTCTTGCTGATGATATGGGACTTGGAAAAACGATTCAATTAATCGCTTATTTGTTAATGGTAAAAGAAAATAGTGAAACGACAGGACCAAGCTTAATCATTTGTCCAACATCTGTTTTAGGGAATTGGCAACGGGAGATTGAACGGTTCGCTCCAAGTTTAAATGTGTATCTTCATTATGGTTCAAACCGCTCCAAGGGGGAAAGTTTCACGGAGATGGTGACTGAGAATGGCTACGATGTCGTATTGACTACATATGGCCTTTCCCATCTCGATGCCGAGGAGCTTTCATCCGTTAAATGGGAAGCAATTATTTTAGATGAGGCACAAAACATTAAAAATGCAAGTACAAAACAATCGAGAGCGATTCGTCGATTAAAAGGTGCCCACCACATCGCCCTAACTGGAACACCAATGGAAAATCGGCTCACTGAACTGTGGTCAATTTTTGATTTTATTAATAAAGGGTATCTCGGAAGTCTTGCCCGCTTCCAACAACGTTTCGTCATTCCAATCGAACGGGAACACGATCAACAGAAGATTGACGATTTACAACGACTCATTCGTCCATTTTTATTACGACGTACGAAGAAGGATGAAGAAGTTGCTCTCAATTTGCCGGATAAAATTGAGCAAAAAGAATACTGTCCACTTACCCCTGAACAGGCGAGTCTTTACGATCAAATTGTTAAAGATACATTTGACCGGTTGGCAACACTTTCTGGATTTCAACGGAAAGGCTACGTTCTTAAATTGCTTAACATGTTGAAACAACTGTGCAATCATCCTTCATTGTATTTAAAAGAAGACCAAGTTCGTGGTGTTTCGTTAATTGAACGATCCGCTAAATTGGAAAAACTCGTTGAACTGTTTGACTCGGTAATGGATCAAGGTGAGAGTGGTTTAATCTTTACCCAGTATATCGGTATGGGGGAAATGATTCAGTCTGTTTTAGAGGACCGTTACCAGTTAAAAGTTCCGTTCCTAAATGGATCAATGAGTAAGCAACAACGTGATCAATTAATTACGAATTTCCAAAACGGAGAGTTCCCGATTTTACTATTGTCACTAAAAGCTGGCGGTACTGGATTAAATTTGACAGCTGCAAATCACGTCATCCATTACGATCGTTGGTGGAATCCGGCAGTAGAGAATCAAGCAACCGACCGCGCCTATCGAATCGGGCAAACAAAATTTGTCCATGTTCATAAATTTATTACAACTGGAACACTTGAGGAAAAAATTGACGCGATGCTTGAGAAAAAACAAGAGTTAAACGATAAAATTATTCAAAGTGACCAATGGCTCGCCGATATGAGCGATGAAGATTTATTTGAGATATTAAAACTTGATTAA
- a CDS encoding stage II sporulation protein M, translating into MKSIYRNQWDLFKESYLKIFIWLFILFIASSFAVYAIMVKNPDLATTLMNQVSKMFEEKDLMGPDTTSFELALGLFKNNTLACITLLVTGFLPIFLPAIAILIMNGAIIGVMFAFMNLNGQAIMPMFFAGIVPHGIFEIPAIILSGALAFYVSLGVYRKINNGNYSFRACTVNVFKTFIFICIPLLVFAAIIEAFITPHILGSFI; encoded by the coding sequence TTGAAGAGTATTTACCGCAATCAATGGGATCTTTTTAAGGAATCCTATTTAAAAATCTTTATCTGGCTCTTTATTCTGTTTATTGCCAGTAGTTTTGCTGTTTACGCCATCATGGTAAAAAACCCTGATTTAGCAACGACACTCATGAATCAAGTGTCAAAAATGTTCGAGGAGAAGGATCTCATGGGACCTGATACAACTTCCTTTGAGCTTGCACTCGGGCTATTCAAAAACAACACGCTTGCTTGTATTACGTTACTCGTCACTGGTTTCTTACCGATTTTCCTTCCAGCCATTGCCATTCTCATTATGAACGGGGCCATTATTGGAGTCATGTTTGCATTTATGAACCTTAACGGACAAGCAATCATGCCGATGTTTTTTGCTGGAATTGTACCCCATGGAATTTTTGAGATTCCGGCAATTATCCTATCCGGGGCACTCGCCTTTTACGTTTCGCTCGGAGTTTATCGGAAAATCAATAACGGGAATTACTCTTTCCGTGCCTGTACGGTAAATGTGTTTAAAACATTTATTTTTATATGTATCCCATTACTTGTCTTTGCTGCCATTATAGAAGCCTTTATTACTCCACATATACTCGGATCTTTTATTTAA
- the galU gene encoding UTP--glucose-1-phosphate uridylyltransferase GalU, which yields MRKVRKAIIPAAGLGTRFLPATKAMPKEMLPIVDRPTIEYIIEEAVASGIEDIIIVTGKGKRAIEDHFDRVPELEKNLREKGKLDLLEKVNYSSEMANIHYIRQKEPKGLGHAVLCARNFIGDEPFAVLLGDDIVQHEKPCLKQMIDEYSETFSSIIGVQEVPEDETYRYGIIDPLTKDGRLYQVKNFVEKPAQGTAPSNLAIIGRYILTPEIFLFLENQEVGAGGEIQLTDAIQKLNKIQRVFAYQFEGKRYDVGEKIGFVKTTIEFALQHEDLHDEVIRFMKELLTDEESSAANGLSENQDDVAEILKST from the coding sequence ATGAGAAAAGTTAGAAAAGCCATTATCCCTGCTGCAGGTCTTGGAACACGATTTTTACCTGCAACGAAGGCGATGCCCAAAGAAATGTTACCGATTGTTGATCGCCCGACAATTGAATATATTATCGAGGAAGCTGTTGCATCAGGAATTGAAGATATTATCATTGTCACTGGTAAAGGAAAACGTGCGATTGAAGACCATTTCGACCGAGTACCTGAATTGGAGAAAAATCTTCGTGAAAAGGGAAAGCTTGATTTACTCGAGAAGGTCAACTATTCATCGGAAATGGCCAATATCCATTATATTCGTCAAAAAGAACCTAAAGGATTAGGACATGCTGTTTTGTGTGCACGTAATTTTATTGGTGATGAGCCGTTTGCCGTTTTACTTGGGGATGATATCGTCCAACATGAAAAACCTTGCTTGAAACAAATGATTGATGAGTATAGTGAAACATTTTCTTCTATTATCGGTGTGCAAGAAGTACCAGAAGACGAAACCTATCGATATGGAATTATTGATCCTTTAACAAAAGATGGCAGACTGTACCAAGTGAAAAACTTTGTTGAAAAACCAGCACAAGGTACCGCTCCATCGAACTTAGCGATTATCGGTCGTTATATCCTGACACCGGAAATCTTTTTATTTTTGGAAAATCAGGAAGTTGGTGCTGGTGGAGAAATACAGTTAACCGACGCCATTCAGAAGTTAAACAAAATTCAACGAGTATTCGCTTACCAATTTGAAGGGAAACGCTATGATGTTGGTGAAAAAATCGGCTTCGTAAAAACAACGATCGAATTTGCCCTACAGCATGAGGATTTACACGATGAAGTCATCCGGTTTATGAAGGAGTTATTGACCGATGAAGAGTCAAGTGCTGCTAATGGGTTATCTGAGAATCAAGACGATGTGGCTGAAATATTGAAGTCGACATGA